One part of the Primulina tabacum isolate GXHZ01 unplaced genomic scaffold, ASM2559414v2 Contig542, whole genome shotgun sequence genome encodes these proteins:
- the LOC142534498 gene encoding transcription factor bHLH47-like isoform X1 has product MDSTGDSVSDRVNVTTRLCPRKKNPDKVPRKNHKAEREKLKRDHMNDLFVDLSKALDLNHPSNGKASMLRETVRLLGELLAQVDHLKKENDALLSESNYITIEKNELLEENSALDAQIKKLQSEIDERENSSNSDYSRPQSNGLTPASEDQVAMPLLHNSSDSTTVLGPIYVMPLRTDSQVYPSPYSETNTSMVSSVSRPQPRYPSSSDSWPLHTLTKQANVSEDI; this is encoded by the exons GTTGTGCCCCAGAAAGAAGAACCCGGATAAAGTTCCAAGAAAAAATCACAAAGCTGAAAGGGAAAAGCTGAAGCGTGACCACATGAATGATTTATTCGTGGATCTAAGCAAAGCTCTTG ATCTGAATCATCCAAGTAATGGGAAAGCCTCCATGTTGAGAGAGACCGTCCGGCTTCTAGGAGAATTGCTGGCTCAGGTTGACCACCTGAAAAAGGAAAATGACGCGCTCTTGTCCGAATCTAATTAT ATTACAATTGAGAAAAATGAACTCCTAGAGGAGAATTCTGCTCTAGATGCTCAGATCAAGAAACTGCAGAGTGAAATAGACGAGAGGGAGAATAGCTCAAACTCTGATTATTCACGGCCTCAGAGCAATGGTCTGACACCAGCATCAGAAGATCAAGTTGCAATGCCTTTACTTCATAATTCATCGGATTCGACCACGGTTTTAGGTCCCATATATGTCATGCCACTTCGTACTGACTCCCAAGTATATCCCAGCCCCTACTCTGAGACTAATACAAGCATGGTTTCGAGTGTGAGCAGGCCACAACCCCGTTACCCATCATCTTCCGACTCATGGCCGCTGCATACTCTTACCAAACAGGCAAATGTGTCGGAGGATATTTGA
- the LOC142534498 gene encoding transcription factor bHLH47-like isoform X3: MLCPRKKNPDKVPRKNHKAEREKLKRDHMNDLFVDLSKALDLNHPSNGKASMLRETVRLLGELLAQVDHLKKENDALLSESNYITIEKNELLEENSALDAQIKKLQSEIDERENSSNSDYSRPQSNGLTPASEDQVAMPLLHNSSDSTTVLGPIYVMPLRTDSQVYPSPYSETNTSMVSSVSRPQPRYPSSSDSWPLHTLTKQANVSEDI, from the exons GTTGTGCCCCAGAAAGAAGAACCCGGATAAAGTTCCAAGAAAAAATCACAAAGCTGAAAGGGAAAAGCTGAAGCGTGACCACATGAATGATTTATTCGTGGATCTAAGCAAAGCTCTTG ATCTGAATCATCCAAGTAATGGGAAAGCCTCCATGTTGAGAGAGACCGTCCGGCTTCTAGGAGAATTGCTGGCTCAGGTTGACCACCTGAAAAAGGAAAATGACGCGCTCTTGTCCGAATCTAATTAT ATTACAATTGAGAAAAATGAACTCCTAGAGGAGAATTCTGCTCTAGATGCTCAGATCAAGAAACTGCAGAGTGAAATAGACGAGAGGGAGAATAGCTCAAACTCTGATTATTCACGGCCTCAGAGCAATGGTCTGACACCAGCATCAGAAGATCAAGTTGCAATGCCTTTACTTCATAATTCATCGGATTCGACCACGGTTTTAGGTCCCATATATGTCATGCCACTTCGTACTGACTCCCAAGTATATCCCAGCCCCTACTCTGAGACTAATACAAGCATGGTTTCGAGTGTGAGCAGGCCACAACCCCGTTACCCATCATCTTCCGACTCATGGCCGCTGCATACTCTTACCAAACAGGCAAATGTGTCGGAGGATATTTGA
- the LOC142534498 gene encoding transcription factor bHLH47-like isoform X2, whose protein sequence is MRLCPRKKNPDKVPRKNHKAEREKLKRDHMNDLFVDLSKALDLNHPSNGKASMLRETVRLLGELLAQVDHLKKENDALLSESNYITIEKNELLEENSALDAQIKKLQSEIDERENSSNSDYSRPQSNGLTPASEDQVAMPLLHNSSDSTTVLGPIYVMPLRTDSQVYPSPYSETNTSMVSSVSRPQPRYPSSSDSWPLHTLTKQANVSEDI, encoded by the exons GTTGTGCCCCAGAAAGAAGAACCCGGATAAAGTTCCAAGAAAAAATCACAAAGCTGAAAGGGAAAAGCTGAAGCGTGACCACATGAATGATTTATTCGTGGATCTAAGCAAAGCTCTTG ATCTGAATCATCCAAGTAATGGGAAAGCCTCCATGTTGAGAGAGACCGTCCGGCTTCTAGGAGAATTGCTGGCTCAGGTTGACCACCTGAAAAAGGAAAATGACGCGCTCTTGTCCGAATCTAATTAT ATTACAATTGAGAAAAATGAACTCCTAGAGGAGAATTCTGCTCTAGATGCTCAGATCAAGAAACTGCAGAGTGAAATAGACGAGAGGGAGAATAGCTCAAACTCTGATTATTCACGGCCTCAGAGCAATGGTCTGACACCAGCATCAGAAGATCAAGTTGCAATGCCTTTACTTCATAATTCATCGGATTCGACCACGGTTTTAGGTCCCATATATGTCATGCCACTTCGTACTGACTCCCAAGTATATCCCAGCCCCTACTCTGAGACTAATACAAGCATGGTTTCGAGTGTGAGCAGGCCACAACCCCGTTACCCATCATCTTCCGACTCATGGCCGCTGCATACTCTTACCAAACAGGCAAATGTGTCGGAGGATATTTGA
- the LOC142534492 gene encoding non-specific lipid-transfer protein 1-like has protein sequence MKGMFGVILLVVLAVVSVAVWPGEAISCGDVQGSLSPCLGYLTSGGDPSSQCCSGVSSLSNSLQSQQDRQTACYCIKSAASSYSVRPDAAANLPGRCGVSVGYSISPGVDCSTVS, from the exons ATGAAAGGAATGTTCGGggtgatattgcttgtggttcTTGCGGTGGTCTCAGTGGCGGTGTGGCCAGGGGAGGCCATTTCTTGCGGCGACGTGCAGGGCTCACTTTCTCCATGCTTGGGGTACCTGACTTCTGGCGGGGACCCCTCGTCTCAGTGCTGTAGCGGAGTGTCAAGCTTGAGCAACAGTCTTCAGTCTCAGCAGGATAGGCAGACGGCGTGCTACTGCATCAAGTCCGCCGCCTCCAGCTACTCTGTGAGGCCGGATGCCGCTGCCAACCTCCCCGGAAGATGTGGTGTTTCCGTTGGATATTCCATTTCTCCCGGCGTAGACTGCAGCAC GGTTTCTTGA
- the LOC142534488 gene encoding protein FEZ-like produces the protein MDDNNDLDKNNIDDLMLPGFRFHPTDEELVGFYLKRKLEQRPLPIELIKQVDIYKYDPWDLPKLVTTGEKEWYFYCPRDRKYRNSSRPNRVTGSGFWKATGTDRPIYSSDGTKCIGLKKSLVFYRGRAAKGIKTDWMMHEFRLPSIPDAVSPSKKILDNNLPANDSWAICRIFKKINSMAHRALCNSWAPSLTETTSPDVFTQTTNQTHFSSDNLSSSPSENGLQHASFPALYAPFYKPIPTTKPSNDFFPIFSPPQNFSSSSGFMNEPVKTPDCIDFDGPQQQFNASLLGSSQVIQESIDLEDEQADLRKGFSPKNPWGDIRAMGFPFSFQSPETWDSPSCPSEISSSTAYCDDKCYV, from the exons ATGGATGACAACAATGATCTGGACAAGAATAATATCGATGATCTTATGTTGCCCGGATTCCGGTTTCATCCCACGGATGAAGAGCTTGTCGGGTTCTATCTCAAGAGGAAGCTCGAGCAGAGACCCCTTCCTATCGAGCTTATTAAGCAAGTTGATATATACAAATACGATCCATGGGATCTTCCAA AGCTGGTAACCACAGGAGAGAAAGAATGGTACTTCTATTGTCCAAGGGATCGTAAATATAGGAACAGCTCGAGGCCGAACCGTGTCACGGGATCAGGGTTCTGGAAAGCAACCGGAACCGATAGGCCTATATACTCTTCTGATGGAACTAAATGCATAGGTCTGAAGAAATCCTTGGTGTTCTACAGGGGTAGAGCTGCCAAAGGCATAAAAACAGATTGGATGATGCATGAATTCCGACTTCCATCCATCCCGGACGCTGTGTCTCCTTCCAAGAAGATCTTGGACAATAATCTTCCTGCAAAT GATTCATGGGCAATATGCAGGATATTCAAGAAGATCAATTCGATGGCACACAGAGCTCTTTGCAACTCATGGGCTCCTTCGTTGACCGAAACCACATCACCCGATGTATTTACTCAAACTACAAACCAAACTCATTTCAGTTCAGATAATCTCTCTTCTTCCCCCTCCGAAAATGGACTACAGCACGCCAGTTTCCCTGCACTCTACGCCCCCTTCTACAAACCTATCCCCACCACCAAACCATCTAATGATTTCTTCCCCATTTTCTCCCCTCCACAAAATTTCAGTTCGTCCTCCGGTTTCATGAACGAGCCCGTCAAAACTCCGGACTGCATCGACTTTGACGGGCCACAGCAGCAGTTCAACGCGTCACTACTTGGCTCCTCGCAGGTGATCCAAGAAAGTATAGACTTGGAAGATGAACAAGCGGATCTGAGAAAGGGTTTTAGTCCGAAAAACCCGTGGGGAGACATCCGAGCGATGGGATTTCCGTTCAGTTTTCAATCGCCGGAGACGTGGGATTCTCCTTCTTGTCCTAGTGAAATATCATCCTCCACGGCTTATTGTGATGACAAGTGTTATGTATAG
- the LOC142534491 gene encoding uncharacterized protein LOC142534491 — protein sequence MKRKKKVFSILNMGSVIKLVSQRLVPFAYAFLFSVSMCLLPLFNFVSAFFFRLHRDESSVDKNGEEIEFLEAETELSSECIAEKDVTQFIGFDGDDGEEKEEVFLKFKFPTFEEFRRIHIKPDNLSTSEVSSFRSTSKYDFTSGEKSASAFIYELGTFPVEEINGNRKCESGKSGQDYNEISVCNGEGNDNTEAEESVEKLEETVHSGEEDAKFEENQDFLDEPQCFSEKISMCSGSDSDSIEVNHIPSAIDSSVYSHGDAFMSDEDFGLESMQESSSGFYEDVESSKHLHGGDEMDTLNEDHDQSKELDGLHNADEFNTDFLSEEDFTGAGFLTNYEKTETKDSAMTDSADELESLWEHQDLIDHLKMELKKVRDTGLPTILEESEFPKIMEDLKPWKIDEKSQRGDGMGELHKFYKRYREKMRKLDILNYQKMYAMGLLQLKVPLQSTANKKPSVPTLKSLVSQNLWMSKHKIHGSDPKKKFIDELEGDVEVVYVGQMCASWEMLYWQYEKALDLWDSDPRGINRYNEVAGEFQQFQVLMQRFTEDEQFQGPRVQNYAKTRCVLRNLLQVPVIRVDNMKDKKWRVWTKDRDENVITIETLVEIVEESIRIFWRFVKADKDCTSAPPPSMHNKIVPQLQDPEDLSLSLAVRKILRKKERKLKDILRSENCILKKFRRCRDDGEDEWDQVLSFFCQVDMRLVSRVLRMPRITRDQLIWCHDKLNRISFVDRKMRVEPGFLLFPC from the exons atgaaaaggaaaaaaaaggtcTTCTCTATTCTGAACATGGGTTCTGTGATTAAGTTGGTGAGCCAAAGATTGGTTCCTTTTGCATATGCGTTCTTGTTCTCTGTTTCCATGTGTCTGCTCCCACTCTTCAACTTTGTCTCTGCTTTTTTCTTCAG GCTGCATAGAGATGAGAGTTCCGTGGACAAGAATGGTGAAGAAATAGAATTTCTTGAAGCAGAGACAGAGTTGTCGTCCGAGTGTATCGCCGAGAAAGATGTTACCCAGTTTATAGGATTTGATGGTGATGATGGAGAAGAGAAAGAAGAGGTATTTCTGAAATTCAAGTTTCCAACTTTTGAAGAATTTCGTAGAATTCATATAAAACCAGACAATTTATCGACTTCTGAAGTGTCCTCTTTTCGAAGTACTAGTAAATATGATTTCACGTCTGGTGAAAAATCCGCCAGCGCTTTTATATATGAACTGGGGACTTTTCCTGTGGAAGAAATTAATGGAAACAGAAAATGCGAATCGGGGAAATCGGGACAAGATTATAATGAAATTTCGGTATGCAACGGAGAAGGAAACGATAATACTGAGGCAGAGGAATCAGTGGAGAAGTTGGAGGAAACGGTTCATTCGGGTGAAGAAGATGCCAAATTCGAGGAAAACCAAGATTTTCTTGATGAACCGCAGTGTTTTTCTGAGAAAATTTCCATGTGTAGTGGCTCGGATTCGGATTCAATCGAAGTCAATCATATTCCTTCCGCAATCGACAGTTCAGTGTATTCACACGGCGATGCTTTCATGTCTGATGAAGATTTTGGGTTAGAATCAATGCAAGAATCATCTTCGGGCTTCTACGAAGACGTGGAATCATCAAAACATCTCCATGGCGGCGATGAAATGGATACTTTGAACGAAGATCACGATCAATCAAAAGAACTTGATGGTTTGCACAATGCCGACGAATTTAACACAGATTTCTTATCCGAGGAAGATTTCACAGGCGCTGGATTTCTTACCAATTATGAAAAAACAGAGACCAAGGATTCAGCAATGACCGATTCCGCAGATGAACTGGAATCATTGTGGGAACATCAAGATTTGATAGACCATTTGAAAATGGAGCTTAAGAAGGTGAGGGACACAGGTTTGCCCACCATTTTAGAAGAATCTGAGTTTCCTAAGATAATGGAGGATTTGAAGCCATGGAAGATTGATGAAAAATCCCAGCGTGGAGATGGAATGGGTGAGCTTCACAAATTCTACAAGAGATACAGAGAAAAAATGCGCAAATTGGATATCTTGAATTACCAGAAGATGTACGCAATGG GTCTACTGCAGCTAAAGGTTCCCCTCCAATCTACGGCAAACAAGAAACCTTCGGTGCCAACACTAAAATCCTTGGTTTCGCAAAATCTTTGGATGTCGAAACATAAAATCCACGGAAGCGATCCCAAGAAGAAGTTTATAGATGAATTGGAAGGTGACGTTGAAGTAGTATACGTGGGACAGATGTGTGCTTCGTGGGAGATGTTGTATTGGCAGTACGAGAAAGCCTTGGATTTATGGGATTCAGACCCCCGTGGGATCAATAGATACAATGAAGTTGCTGGGGAGTTCCAACAGTTTCAAGTGCTCATGCAACGGTTCACAGAAGACGAGCAATTTCAAGGGCCAAGGGTTCAAAATTATGCGAAAACTAGGTGTGTTCTTCGCAATCTTCTTCAAGTTCCAGTTATTAGAG TGGATAATATGAAGGACAAAAAGTGGAGGGTGTGGACCAAAGACAGAGATGAAAACGTTATTACCATCGAAACGTTAGTCGAAATTGTTGAAGAGTCGATTCGAATATTTTGGCGATTTGTTAAAGCTGATAAGGACTGCACCAGTGCTCCACCACCCAGTATGCACAACAAGATCGTTCCGCAGCTTCAGGATCCAGAAGACCTCAGCCTATCACTAGCTGTCCGAAAAATTCTTCGAAAG AAGGAAAGAAAGCTGAAAGACATTTTGAGGAGCGAGAACTGCATTTTGAAGAAATTTCGACGGTGTAGGGACGATGGTGAAGACGAGTGGGATCAAGTTCTTTCGTTTTTCTGTCAAGTAGATATGAGATTAGTTTCTAGGGTTCTGAGGATGCCAAGAATAACAAGAGACCAGTTGATTTGGTGTCATGACAAACTAAACAGAATTAGTTTTGTGGATAGGAAGATGCGTGTAGAACCTGGCTTTTTGCTCTTCCCATGTTAG
- the LOC142534495 gene encoding myb-related protein 306-like, whose amino-acid sequence MGRPPCCDKIGMKKGPWTPDEDILLVSYVQEHGPGNWKAVPTHTGLTRCSKSCRLRWTNYLRPGIKRGSFTDQEEKMIIQLQALLGNKWAAIASYLPERTDNDIKNYWNTHLKKKLKKLQIGCNVQHESGTDVFSTNSNSISRGQWERRLQADINTAKQALKDALSLENKSLLSEQLMLNDELIPGTKPGQAFSYASSTENIAILLKDWDKKKPKSEESKCSSIQDSSNNAVGTDSNLSEGTHPSDENKNGIDLSESFESLFGFESFESSTSEFSRSTSPDASYVHGERKANRLELAPLSVLEKLLLEHDRGKDFLNNFSFDENPNML is encoded by the exons ATGGGCAGGCCACCATGCTGCGATAAAATTGGTATGAAGAAAGGGCCGTGGACTCCTGACGAAGATATACTTTTGGTGTCTTATGTTCAAGAACATGGCCCCGGGAATTGGAAGGCTGTTCCAACACATACAG GTCTAACGAGATGCAGCAAGAGTTGCAGGCTGCGATGGACTAACTATCTCCGACCTGGGATTAAGAGGGGAAGTTTCACGGATCAAGAAGAGAAGATGATTATTCAGCTTCAAGCTCTTCTTGGAAACAA ATGGGCAGCCATAGCTTCTTATCTCCCAGAAAGAACAGACAATGATATTAAAAACTACTGGAACACCCATTTGAAAAAGAAGCTAAAAAAGCTTCAAATCGGTTGTAATGTCCAGCATGAATCTGGCACAGATGTTTTCTCAACAAATTCTAACTCCATTTCCAGAGGCCAGTGGGAGAGAAGGTTACAGGCGGATATCAACACAGCCAAACAAGCTCTTAAAGATGCATTATCGTTAGAAAACAAGAGCCTGCTCTCCGAACAATTGATGCTGAACGACGAGCTGATTCCAGGCACAAAACCTGGCCAGGCCTTTTCTTACGCATCCAGCACCGAGAACATCGCGATATTACTGAAAGACTGGGACAAAAAGAAGCCGAAATCTGAAGAATCGAAGTGTTCCAGTATCCAAGATTCATCCAACAATGCCGTGGGAACTGATTCTAATCTTAGCGAAGGGACTCATCCTAGTGATGAGAACAAAAATGGGATCGATTTGTCTGAATCATTCGAATCTCTGTTCGGTTTCGAGTCTTTCGAATCTTCGACTTCCGAGTTCTCGAGATCTACTTCTCCGGATGCTAGTTACGTTCATGGCGAAAGAAAAGCCAACCGGCTTGAATTGGCCCCGCTATCTGTGCTGGAAAAGTTACTGCTTGAGCATGATCGAGGGAAGGATTTTTTGAACAACTTCTCATTTGATGAAAATCCCAATATGTTATAG
- the LOC142534490 gene encoding zinc-finger homeodomain protein 9-like, whose translation MDLSNSTVKTPEAETETPTRIPPAKLSPFSNGLLRRHAPLQLQLHHHPVVVTYKECLKNHAAALGGHAVDGCGEFMPSSNSSSSDPTSFKCAACGCHRNFHRRDPDEPPLLQPPNAVPALEFHPHHRHHPPRANSGDSPNDSPSPPPISSSYYPSAPHMLLALSHGLTTTPDSSITHITAAINPTSTPVSNPGSRKRFRTRFTQDQKEKMQELADRLGWRMQRKEEDLINEFCTEIGVDKGVFKVWMHNNKNTSGKNKDHQLTLSNNSTAMSSPPAAATSNSVNYSDFSSPTAALYHQQEDNNNGSKQIVGGQEMNHQLHLQD comes from the coding sequence ATGGACCTCAGCAATTCAACAGTCAAAACCCCGGAAGCTGAGACCGAGACTCCTACGCGGATCCCACCAGCCAAGTTGTCGCCTTTCAGCAACGGCTTGCTCAGGCGCCACGCGCCGCTGCAGCTGCAGCTTCACCACCATCCGGTGGTGGTCACGTACAAGGAATGCCTGAAGAACCACGCCGCGGCACTCGGTGGGCATGCTGTCGACGGATGCGGGGAGTTCATGCCCTCTTCTAACTCCAGCAGCTCCGATCCCACCTCGTTTAAATGCGCCGCGTGCGGATGCCACCGGAATTTCCACCGCCGTGATCCGGATGAGCCGCCGCTCCTGCAGCCGCCTAATGCTGTCCCCGCGCTTGAATTCCACCCCCACCACCGCCACCACCCCCCGCGCGCTAACAGCGGCGACAGCCCGAATGATTCGCCTTCGCCCCCGCCGATCTCTTCCTCGTACTACCCATCGGCGCCGCACATGCTGCTCGCCCTCAGCCACGGCCTGACCACCACTCCCGACAGCAGTATCACTCATATCACCGCCGCCATCAACCCCACTTCCACCCCGGTATCGAATCCCGGCAGCAGGAAGCGTTTCCGCACTAGATTCACGCAAGATCAGAAGGAAAAAATGCAGGAGCTAGCCGACAGGCTGGGTTGGAGAATGCAGAGGAAAGAAGAAGATTTGATAAATGAATTCTGCACTGAAATCGGTGTTGATAAAGGGGTTTTCAAAGTGTGGATGCATAACAACAAGAACACTTCTGGTAAAAATAAAGATCATCAACTCACATTATCTAACAACAGCACCGCCATGTCCTCCCCGCCGGCCGCAGCCACCAGCAATAGCGTCAATTACAGCGATTTCAGCTCCCCCACCGCCGCGCTCTACCACCAGCAAGAGGACAATAACAATGGCAGCAAGCAAATTGTTGGTGGCCAAGAAATGAATCATCAGCTTCATCTTCAAGATTAG